The Streptomyces bacillaris sequence CGTCGTGTGGTGCTTGGCGACCCCGTCGTAGTTCACGAAGACGCTCGCCGCACCGATGTTGGTGTGGTCCCCGATGGTCGCGTCCCCGACGTAACTCAGGTGCGGGACCTTCGTCCCCTCCCCGATGGTGGCGTTCTTCATCTCCACGTACGTACCGGCCTTGGCCTTGACCCCCAGCCGCGTCCCCGGCCGCAGATACGCGTACGGACCCACGGTCGCCCCGGGCCCGATCTCGGCCGAGAGCGTCACGGTGTTGTCGATGCGGGCGCCGGGGCCGACGAGGGTGTCCTCGATCCGCGAGTTGGGCCCGACCTCGGAGTCCTCCCCGAGGTGCGTGGAGCCGAGCAGCTGCGTCCCCGGGTGCACGAGGGCGTCGCGCTCGTACGTGACGGTCGCGTCGATCAGCGTGGACGCCGGGTCGACGATCGTCACGCCCGCGAGCATCGCCCGCTCCAGCAGCCGCTCGTTCAGCAGGCGGCGCGCCTCGGCCAGCTGGAGCCGGTTGTTGATCCCGAGGATCTCGCGGTGGTCACCCGCCACGGACGCCCCGACCCGGTGCCCCGCCTCACGCAGGATCGACAGCACATCGGTGAGGTACTCCTCGCCCTGGCTGTTGTCGGTCCGCACCTTGCCCAGCGCGTCGGCCAGCAGCGACCCGTCGAACGCGAACACCCCGGAGTTGATCTCACGGATCGCCCGCTGCTCGTCGGTCGCGTCCTTGTGCTCGACGATCTCGGTGACCGCCCCGGTGGCCGGGTCGCGCACGATGCGCCCGTAGCCGGTCGAGTCCGGGACCTCGGCGGTCAGGACGGTGACGGCGTTGGCGTCGGCGGCGTGGGTGGCGGCGAGCGCGCCGAGCGTCTCGCCGGAGAGCAGCGGCGTGTCCCCGCACACGACGATCACGGTCCCGTCGACGGTCCCGCCGAGCTCCTCGAGCCCCATCCGGACGGCGTGCCCGGTCCCGTTCTGCTCGGCCTGGAAGGCGGTGCGCACGGGGGCGTCGCCGGCGTTCAGATGCGCGGTGACCTGCTCACTGGCGTGCCCGACGACCACGACGAGGTGCTGGGGCTCCAGCTCACGGGCGGCGGCGACGACATGTCCGACGAGCGAGCGCCCGGAGATCTCGTGCAGGACCTTGGGGGTCTTCGACTTCATACGGGTGCCCTCACCCGCTGCGAGGACGACGACGGCTGCCGGGCTGGTTGCGCTCACGGATGTGCCCTTCGGCTTCGGGTGGTGGTCATCCGCAGGATAGCGGGGGTGTTTCGCCGGGAAACGGGGGCGGGCCCCGACCGGTGTGGTCGGGGCCCGCGTGCCGGGGCTCCCCCATCAGGATTTGAACCTGAACAGACGGTACCAAAAACCGCAGTGCTGCCTGATTACACCATGGGGGACTAATTCCGACTAAACCGGACATTGCGTCGGCTTGCCGGACCGGCACCCAACACTATGCCGTACTAAGCGCCTTCTACGCGACGATAGAGCTCGGCGCTCTTGGTCACGTAGATGACGAGGCGGCCGCGATAGGTCTCACCGGTGTTCTTGCGGTTGGTCTTGGGGGAGTGTTTCTTGAGCGTCGCCTTCATGAAGTCGCTACGGGGCACCCCGGCGAGCTCCGACCGGAAGCTCTCGGCTTCCGGCACGTTCGCCGATTCGTGGATGCTGACGCGCACGTGCAGCCGCTCGCGTGTGACGCCGAGCAGGTCGAGCCGGCTGAGGTAGAACTTGATCACGTTGGGTCGCTGTTGATGAAGAGCAGGCTCTCCCGGCGGCTGTGCGGCTTGTCCTTCATGCCCTCGGCCCGGTAGAGCGCGACTCCGGCGACGAACAGCTCTCGGTCTGACAGCTCGCCTATGGACTCGCGCGAGGCCTGTTTCGTCGCCGGCCTTTCCTGGTCCTGGCTGGCGCGGAGGCTGGCCAGGCCCGCGTTCGTCCGCGCCAGACGCTCCTCCTCCGTGTAGCGCGGTTCCGGCTTCGGCATATCCCGTACCCACAGCGAGATCGAACTCTTCGAGCACCCCAGGTGAGCGTCGTCCGGAATGCGAACGTCCAGGTCGAAAGCATGGCCGATTCGCCATTTCGGGCGATCGGTGTGCGTTTCGTGCCCGTTCGAATGCGGAACGTGCTGTTGCCGGTCACGGGAAAAGGGGATGCGTCCGCCCGTAGGCTGGATGCCATGACCGCAACGGGGGCAGACCAGGAGGCGGCGGGATCGACCACCCGCGGCTACTGGTGGTGGGAGCGGCGGCGCAGTGTCGCCCTGGACGTGGGACTGGCGCTGGTTTCGGCGCTGGAGTGTGGCCTGGAGGGGGTGGAGTTCGCCGGGAACACCGGGCTGCCGGTGCCGGTGGGCGTGGTGTTCGGGCTGCTGGCGGGTTCGGTGCTGGTGGTGCGGCGGCGGTGGCCGATCGTCGTGGTGCTGGTGTCGATCGCGATGACGCCCGCCGAGATGGGCTTCCTGATGGCGCTGGTGGGCCTGTACACGCTGGCGGCGTCCGAGGTGCCGCGCCGGATCACCGTCGTGCTGGCGGGGATGGCGCTGGTGGGGACGTTCATCGTCACCTATGTACGGCTGCGCCAGACCGTGGCGGAGGAGGCCGACTTCGGGCCGGGGGACTGGTATGTGCCGCTGGTGTCGGTGTTCATGGCGGTGGGGCTGACAGCTCCTGCCGTGTTGTTCGGCCTGTACATAGGGGCCCGGCGCCGGTTGATGGAGAGCCTGAGGGAGCGGGCGGACTCGCTGGAGCGGGAGTTGTCGCTGCTGGCGGACCGGGCGGAGGAGCGGGCCGAGTGGGCGCGTACGGAGGAGCGGACCCGGATCGCGCGGGAGATGCATGACGTGGTGGCCCACCGCGTGAGCCTGATGGTGGTGCATGCCGCGGCGCTTCAGGCCGTGGCTCCGAAGGACCCGGCGAAGGCGGTGCGGAACGCCGCCCTGGTGGGGGAGATGGGGCGGCAGGCGCTGACGGAGCTGCGGGAGATGCTGGGGGTGCTGCGGAGCGGCGACGCGCTGATGGCGCCCGCGGCTGCCGGCGAGGGCGGGCGTGCGGTTCCGCTGGCCTCGGTGGGGCAGGCGGCCGCGGCCGCTGCCGCCGCGACGGCTTCGGAGGACGGGCCCCGGCTGAGCGAGCTGGAGGTGCTGGTGGCGCAGTCGCGGCAGGCGGGGATGGTGGTGGAGCTGTCGGTCGACGGTGAGCTGCGCCCGTACGCGCCGGAGGTCGAGCAGACGGCGTTCCGGGTGGTGCAGGAGGCGCTGACGAACGTCCACAAGCATGCGGCGGGGGCGAAGGCGTGGGTGCGGTTGGCGCACCGGGGGTCCGAGGTCGCGATGCAGGTGGAGAACGGTCCGTCGGACGCGGCGGTGGCGGACGCGGGGCTGCCGAGCGGGGGGAACGGGTTGGTGGGGATGCGGGAGCGGGTGCTGGCGCTGGGGGGTGTGTTCGTGTCCGGTCCCACGGACGCGGGGGGCTTCCGGGTGTCTGCGGTGCTGCCGGACACATCCGCCTCTCCGGGGACCTGAGGGGGCCACCCTCCACCCTGTCCGGCGTTTGAGGACGGAACCCTGCACCACTCCAGCCCGTCCGGCGTTTGAGGACGGAACCCTTGCTGGAGGGAGCGGTGCCCCCTTCTGGGCCGGGGACGTGGAGGCGCCGGCCCGTCCCGCCGCGACGCTTCCGTCCTCAAACGCC is a genomic window containing:
- the glmU gene encoding bifunctional UDP-N-acetylglucosamine diphosphorylase/glucosamine-1-phosphate N-acetyltransferase GlmU yields the protein MSATSPAAVVVLAAGEGTRMKSKTPKVLHEISGRSLVGHVVAAARELEPQHLVVVVGHASEQVTAHLNAGDAPVRTAFQAEQNGTGHAVRMGLEELGGTVDGTVIVVCGDTPLLSGETLGALAATHAADANAVTVLTAEVPDSTGYGRIVRDPATGAVTEIVEHKDATDEQRAIREINSGVFAFDGSLLADALGKVRTDNSQGEEYLTDVLSILREAGHRVGASVAGDHREILGINNRLQLAEARRLLNERLLERAMLAGVTIVDPASTLIDATVTYERDALVHPGTQLLGSTHLGEDSEVGPNSRIEDTLVGPGARIDNTVTLSAEIGPGATVGPYAYLRPGTRLGVKAKAGTYVEMKNATIGEGTKVPHLSYVGDATIGDHTNIGAASVFVNYDGVAKHHTTIGSHCRTGSDNMFVAPVTVGDGVYTAAGSVITKDVPSGSLAVARGQQRNIEGWVARKRPGSAAAQAAQASSQGADGES
- a CDS encoding sensor histidine kinase codes for the protein MTATGADQEAAGSTTRGYWWWERRRSVALDVGLALVSALECGLEGVEFAGNTGLPVPVGVVFGLLAGSVLVVRRRWPIVVVLVSIAMTPAEMGFLMALVGLYTLAASEVPRRITVVLAGMALVGTFIVTYVRLRQTVAEEADFGPGDWYVPLVSVFMAVGLTAPAVLFGLYIGARRRLMESLRERADSLERELSLLADRAEERAEWARTEERTRIAREMHDVVAHRVSLMVVHAAALQAVAPKDPAKAVRNAALVGEMGRQALTELREMLGVLRSGDALMAPAAAGEGGRAVPLASVGQAAAAAAAATASEDGPRLSELEVLVAQSRQAGMVVELSVDGELRPYAPEVEQTAFRVVQEALTNVHKHAAGAKAWVRLAHRGSEVAMQVENGPSDAAVADAGLPSGGNGLVGMRERVLALGGVFVSGPTDAGGFRVSAVLPDTSASPGT